The Micromonas commoda chromosome 16, complete sequence genome has a window encoding:
- a CDS encoding predicted protein has protein sequence MDAASKGVSAEQLTRYDPEEKLAAQFPGFQPRVGGRIDMDIPFRSLFDDYDGSDRGMASAAHQLKETVRTFLAGGYPDSSDEESDDYGVNTVRHIVDENGRFGLGCVVSRPGDAVQNWHQDGDSLGEDRGKTFIAFMTTSRLGMERRGRNNARRNREGGGLPGPLQIIKGSHKVNAEPGLKEGELPERLRTKEVTEKADSPENMHTGESYLFEADEPGTICVMNYRCWHRGLANTSTRVMRPMLYMRFEVKWGRPRNGLPRIYPPEPERKRETPRLDDPCKKRRVTPTQVS, from the coding sequence ATGGATGCCGCCTCCAAGGGTGTCTCGGCCGAGCAACTGACGAGGTACGACCCCGAGGAAAAGCTCGCCGCACAGTTCCCCGGCTTTCAGCCTCGTGTCGGGGGCAGGATCGACATGGACATCCCTTTTCGATCCCTTTTCGATGATTATGATGGGTCCGATAGAGGCATGGCCAGCGCTGCGCATCAGCTCAAGGAAACAGTAAGAACGTTTCTGGCGGGCGGCTACCCTGATAGCAGCGACGAAGAGAGTGATGATTACGGGGTGAACACGGTGCGGCACATCGTTGATGAAAACGGACGATTCGGCCTCGGCTGCGTCGTCTCGAGGCCCGGAGACGCCGTCCAGAACTGGCATCAGGATGGCGATTCACTCGGTGAGGACAGGGGAAAGACGTTCATCGCATTCATGACCACCTCCCGACTCGGAATGGAACGAAGAGGACGGAACAACGCCCGACGGAACCGtgaaggcggcggcttgcCGGGGCCGCTCCAGATAATCAAAGGCTCGCACAAAGTCAACGCAGAGCCCGGTCTGAAAGAGGGCGAACTCCCAGAGCGACTCAGGACGAAAGAAGTGACTGAAAAAGCAGACTCACCGGAAAACATGCACACCGGCGAAAGCTACCTCTTCGAGGCGGACGAACCCGGCACGATCTGCGTCATGAACTACAGGTGCTGGCACCGAGGCCTCGCGAACACGTCCACGCGTGTCATGCGACCGATGCTGTACATGCGCTTTGAAGTCAAATGGGGTCGCCCTCGGAACGGCTTGCCGCGCATCTACCCTCCCGAGCCCGAGAGAAAGAGGGAGACGCCGAGGTTGGATGACCCGTGCAAGAAGCGAAGGGTCACCCCGACGCAAGTTTCGTAA
- a CDS encoding predicted protein has translation MAAFAITQAFAGLTLRGSSAGNVATSKPIAAKAHFGGVRALGKSAFAQRAKAQRLQVRADAEADDASEAPAAPEASMDEGDAPRPRARGRGRGRGRGRGKPEGDGLTENVVQVQRVTKVTKGGSNMSFRATVVVGDGAGKVGVGCAKAREVQVAVTKAAADARKQMVSVPIAKGASFPHRVTVKGSGGAVVMLRPAGPGTGVIAGGSCRTVLELAGYKNCFAKQLGSSNPLNNARAVVKGLAEMRTYKQVAAERDMTVEELFAA, from the exons ATGGCGGCCTTCGCCATCACCCAGGCCTTCGCCGGGCTCACCCTCCGCGGCTCTTCCGCCGGGAACGTGGCCACCTCCAAGCCCATCGCTGCCAAGGCGCatttcggcggcgtccgcgcgctcggaaAGAGCGCcttcgcgcagcgcgcgaagGCTCAGCGCCTCCAGGTtcgcgccgatgccgaggCTGATGATGCCTCCGaggcccccgccgcgccggaggcCTCCATGGACGAGGGTgacgccccccgcccgcgcg ctcgcggtcgcggtcgcggtcgcggtcgcggtcgcggcaagcccgagggcgacggtcTCACCGAGAACGTCGTCCAGGTGCAGCGCGTGACCAAGGTTACCAAAGGTGGCTCCAACATGTCCTTtcgcgccaccgtcgtcgtcggcgacggcgccggcaaGGTCGGCGTGGGCTGCGCCAAGGCTCGCGAGGTCCAGGTGGCGGTCaccaaggcggccgccgacgcccgcaaGCAGATGGTGAGCGTCCCCATCGCCAAGGGCGCGTCGTTCCCGCACAGGGTCACCGTGAAGgggtccggcggcgccgtcgtgatGCTTCGCCCGGCGGGGCCCGGTACGGGCGTAATCGCGGGTGGCTCGTGCCGCaccgtcctcgagctcgcggggtACAAGAACTGCTTCGCGAAGCAGCTCGGGAGCTCCAACCCGCTCAACaacgcccgcgcggtcgtcaaGGGTCTCGCGGAGATGCGCACTTACAagcaggtcgccgccgagagggACATGACCGTGGAGGAACTCTTCGCCGCGTAA
- a CDS encoding predicted protein has translation MDVMACDDIRQFFSTDLSGKAPLGFAAFFFDVFLLPPERRPQRFWVCAEVSIVSGGLLLFFASTLVDNQVTDNLGIAATSIASLAVLMLVVSIIFSTVSVIAVSTPDLTSVYAGCKIIGWAFLFINNGTILSFVAFVLSGLVKANGALVGWIVCGMGVALFATMNIFFGLTHMALLPLPHIHQQGWYLQAFACNIALSNYVMGRKSLREGADIQLTKMLAGPIPEDLRVVLDGDGDAKVV, from the coding sequence ATGGATGTCATGGCCTGCGATGACATCAGACAGTTCTTCTCCACGGACTTGTCAGGGAAGGCGCCGCTCGGATTCGCAGCGTTCTTCTTCGATGTTTTTTTGCTCCCTCCCGAACGAAGGCCCCAACGGTTTTGGGTCTGCGCCGAGGTCAGCATCGTCAGTGGCGGACTATTgctcttcttcgcctcgacgTTGGTGGATAATCAAGTCACCGACAATCTCGGCATCGCAGCCACGAGCATCGCATCTCTGGCTGTGCTGATGTTGGTCGTGTCGATAATCTTTTCAACAGTGAGCGTGATTGCAGTCTCGACTCCGGACCTGACCTCAGTGTATGCCGGATGTAAGATAATCGGGTGGGCATTCTTATTCATCAATAACGGGACGATATTGAGTTTCGTTGCGTTCGTGTTGAGCGGACTGGTCAAGGCGAAcggggcgctcgtcgggtGGATCGTTTGTGGCATGGGTGTCGCACTATTCGCCACGATGAACATTTTCTTTGGACTCACGCATATGGCGCTCCTTCCGCTGCCTCATATACACCAGCAGGGATGGTATCTCCAGGCGTTCGCGTGTAATATCGCTCTCAGCAACTACGTCATGGGTAGGAAGAGCCTgcgggagggcgcggacatTCAGCTCACCAAGATGCTCGCGGGACCCATACCCGAGGACCTTCGTGTGGTcctcgacggagacggagacgCAAAGGTGGTGTGA